In one window of Oligoflexus sp. DNA:
- a CDS encoding ATP-binding protein, with protein MRALLLVLLLLPSLALYAVQPPQLSLSYDELFKIMMDDPTAMHRWSREQLDKGQLPPGSQAWAKALAIYITTCMETGCGDDPYATEANLRKGMAIAAQGDDKPMLIRMHLMMDGINTDSGADVTDFRKALEPIKKLAEENGGGRLLADVYREYAAAAESESNLQQALSYAKDALALAEQYGYPGDILPILVKNDSAILAGRMGDEEQSVHLYEQVIDYCQREKVRHMGVIALINLGRLHTRKENAESVRKGLRYFDQAEVLMRGLNQDRLSAFSQLTRGEALLNLKDYDKALYYIDQALAKFKALESAIWTADSLHWKARVYLGQKRWAEALETINQSDGLFPEHLQDDKAQLARERAQALSELGRHAEAYRWMQTFMEIHQKIDEKNKKDQLNELQVKLGNQLQEQENRILKKDNEIKEHQLREADLIKKVAVALIFLILLSLALLVVALAQGRRTRQAKARIQHILDNIEEGIITIGRDLKVESSLSPYLDHVIGHDAPDTARQNVMLYFLEKSDLKDDEKETLRNVITSCVDESPLVWELNAGNLPQKLSLDHGRRLISLHWQPLYGKDQKINRIIIAMRDITKQHQLEQEVGVARAQRGRLQHIMEEIAQLPVARFRGFVHGAAPRAETIRQGAAQLQGFLPELHSLKGEARTLGLRDLASITHQLEELLDPRHQPAATDLEIKSKVDVWLEVWADYQKIAELMGSRAKAAEHETGSLLQILAEQWPSIQKHCAEQRIPLHRIRVDEQIFAWNPDLQKALREILLHSLINSVDHGFKGQTDVSQPELLVQLQRNARGQIVLSIQDNGRGLNWTRLQQLIEERNFVPGPGQTRADVVFLEGLSTAEKVSQTSGRGVGLAAIRRIAQNFRGDVHIKDRDNQPGCELLIELTEAS; from the coding sequence ATGCGAGCTTTGCTGCTGGTCCTGCTTTTGCTTCCATCCCTGGCTCTTTACGCGGTTCAGCCTCCGCAGCTCAGCCTGAGCTACGACGAACTTTTTAAAATCATGATGGACGACCCCACGGCCATGCATCGCTGGTCACGCGAGCAGCTCGATAAGGGGCAGCTGCCCCCCGGTTCACAGGCCTGGGCCAAGGCTCTGGCCATCTACATAACTACATGCATGGAAACCGGATGCGGCGACGACCCTTATGCCACCGAAGCGAATCTTCGAAAGGGCATGGCGATTGCCGCTCAAGGCGACGACAAACCCATGCTCATCCGCATGCATCTGATGATGGATGGCATCAATACCGATAGCGGCGCGGATGTCACCGATTTTCGAAAAGCCTTGGAGCCCATCAAAAAACTGGCTGAAGAGAACGGTGGGGGTCGCCTCCTTGCCGATGTCTATCGTGAATATGCTGCGGCCGCGGAATCCGAAAGCAATCTGCAGCAGGCCTTGAGTTATGCCAAAGACGCTTTGGCCTTGGCTGAACAGTATGGTTACCCTGGCGATATCCTGCCCATCCTTGTAAAAAACGATAGCGCGATCCTTGCCGGACGTATGGGGGATGAAGAGCAGTCGGTTCATCTTTACGAACAGGTCATCGACTACTGCCAGCGGGAGAAGGTCCGGCATATGGGGGTCATCGCTCTGATCAATCTCGGGAGACTCCATACGCGCAAGGAAAACGCTGAAAGCGTGCGGAAAGGTCTTCGTTACTTCGATCAGGCGGAAGTGTTAATGCGGGGACTGAATCAGGATCGCCTTTCCGCTTTCAGCCAGCTGACCCGCGGAGAGGCTCTGCTGAATCTTAAGGATTATGATAAGGCCCTTTATTACATTGATCAGGCCCTGGCCAAATTCAAGGCCTTGGAATCCGCGATATGGACCGCGGATTCTCTGCATTGGAAAGCGCGGGTCTATTTGGGACAAAAACGCTGGGCCGAGGCTTTGGAAACGATCAATCAATCGGATGGGCTTTTCCCCGAGCATCTGCAGGATGACAAGGCTCAGCTGGCCCGTGAACGTGCCCAGGCCCTGAGCGAGCTCGGACGTCATGCCGAGGCCTATCGCTGGATGCAGACCTTTATGGAGATCCATCAAAAAATTGACGAGAAAAACAAGAAGGATCAGCTCAATGAACTTCAGGTTAAACTGGGCAATCAGCTGCAGGAGCAGGAAAACCGAATCCTGAAGAAGGATAACGAGATCAAGGAGCACCAGCTGCGGGAAGCGGATCTGATCAAGAAAGTGGCGGTGGCCCTGATCTTTCTGATTCTTTTGAGTTTGGCGCTGCTGGTCGTCGCACTGGCCCAGGGTCGCCGCACCCGGCAGGCGAAGGCCCGCATCCAGCATATCCTGGACAATATTGAAGAGGGCATCATAACCATAGGCCGGGACCTCAAGGTGGAATCCAGCCTTTCCCCTTATCTTGACCACGTGATCGGGCATGATGCGCCGGATACTGCAAGACAGAACGTTATGCTCTATTTTTTGGAAAAGTCGGATCTGAAGGATGATGAAAAGGAAACCCTTCGGAATGTGATCACATCCTGCGTGGATGAATCACCCTTGGTTTGGGAACTGAATGCAGGGAATCTGCCCCAGAAGCTGAGTCTGGATCACGGTCGGCGGCTGATATCCCTGCACTGGCAGCCGCTTTATGGCAAGGATCAGAAGATCAATCGTATTATCATTGCCATGCGTGACATCACCAAGCAGCATCAGCTGGAACAGGAAGTGGGCGTGGCCCGAGCCCAGCGCGGACGTCTTCAGCACATCATGGAAGAAATCGCCCAGCTGCCTGTTGCGCGTTTCCGAGGCTTCGTTCACGGTGCTGCGCCACGCGCGGAGACGATCCGTCAAGGCGCTGCTCAGCTGCAGGGCTTTTTGCCCGAACTCCATAGCCTGAAGGGCGAGGCGCGCACGCTCGGTTTGCGTGACCTTGCCTCCATCACTCATCAACTCGAAGAGCTTTTGGATCCCAGGCATCAGCCGGCAGCCACGGACTTGGAGATAAAATCCAAGGTGGACGTATGGCTGGAAGTCTGGGCGGACTATCAGAAAATTGCCGAGCTGATGGGGTCCCGAGCGAAGGCGGCCGAGCATGAAACAGGAAGTCTTCTGCAGATTCTAGCGGAGCAGTGGCCTTCGATTCAAAAACACTGCGCTGAACAGCGTATTCCCCTGCATCGGATTCGTGTGGATGAGCAGATTTTTGCCTGGAACCCTGATCTTCAAAAAGCTCTGCGGGAAATACTTTTGCATTCACTGATCAATAGCGTGGATCACGGTTTCAAAGGGCAGACGGACGTGTCGCAGCCAGAACTCTTGGTTCAGCTCCAGCGCAATGCGCGGGGACAGATCGTTCTGAGCATCCAGGATAACGGGCGGGGTTTGAATTGGACGCGTCTGCAGCAGCTGATCGAAGAGCGCAACTTTGTGCCGGGACCAGGACAAACTCGGGCCGATGTCGTGTTTTTAGAGGGACTAAGCACGGCGGAGAAGGTTTCCCAAACCAGCGGACGCGGAGTCGGTCTTGCTGCCATCCGGAGGATCGCCCAGAATTTTCGTGGTGACGTTCATATCAAAGACCGTGATAATCAGCCAGGCTGTGAGCTTCTTATCGAATTGACCGAAGCATCTTAA
- a CDS encoding NAD(P)-dependent alcohol dehydrogenase produces the protein MKAAVCHRYGPPESVEIKDMPQPVPQDRELLIQVKATTVSSGDCRIRGANFPRGFGPLARLALGWSGPRKPVLGTELSGIVQAVGRDVTRFKVGDHVIAYPGIKAGAHAEYCVMPEDGAVVMKPANLSFSEAAALGFGGLTALYFLRDRAKLQAGEKLLIIGASGAVGVAALQLAKEWGAEITAVASGRNAELLRSLGASHVIDYTQTDFTKSGARYDVILDTVGVVNPETYVELLQKNGRLVPISADLFHILNSLWKPMKDGKKILTGVGSERGVDLQFLTDLAARGHYKAVVDRSFPFAQIAEAHAYVDTGRKRGSVVLTLS, from the coding sequence ATGAAAGCTGCCGTTTGTCATCGCTATGGTCCTCCGGAAAGCGTGGAAATCAAGGATATGCCGCAGCCTGTTCCCCAGGATCGAGAGCTTCTGATTCAGGTGAAGGCCACGACCGTTTCATCGGGAGATTGCCGCATCCGTGGCGCAAACTTTCCACGCGGTTTTGGTCCTTTAGCGCGTCTGGCCCTTGGCTGGTCAGGGCCTCGAAAGCCTGTTTTGGGAACCGAGCTGTCGGGCATCGTGCAGGCTGTGGGGCGTGACGTCACGCGCTTTAAGGTTGGAGATCATGTGATCGCGTATCCGGGCATAAAGGCTGGAGCCCATGCGGAATACTGTGTGATGCCAGAAGATGGTGCCGTGGTCATGAAGCCCGCGAACCTTTCCTTTTCCGAGGCGGCCGCCCTTGGTTTTGGTGGTCTGACCGCCCTTTATTTCCTGCGCGATCGCGCCAAACTTCAGGCGGGTGAAAAGCTTCTGATCATCGGTGCGTCAGGGGCCGTAGGCGTGGCCGCTCTTCAGCTGGCGAAAGAATGGGGTGCCGAGATCACGGCTGTCGCCAGCGGAAGAAACGCGGAACTTCTTCGTTCCCTGGGGGCCAGCCATGTGATTGACTACACGCAAACGGATTTTACGAAGTCAGGCGCCCGCTATGATGTGATTCTGGATACAGTAGGGGTGGTGAACCCGGAAACATACGTGGAGCTTTTGCAAAAAAATGGGCGACTTGTGCCTATCAGTGCGGATCTCTTCCACATCCTGAACTCCCTCTGGAAGCCTATGAAAGACGGCAAGAAGATCCTGACCGGAGTTGGCTCCGAGCGGGGCGTGGACCTTCAGTTCCTGACTGACCTTGCGGCCCGCGGGCATTACAAGGCTGTCGTGGATCGCTCCTTTCCCTTTGCGCAAATCGCTGAAGCCCATGCTTATGTCGACACGGGTCGCAAAAGAGGGAGTGTTGTGCTTACGCTATCCTGA
- a CDS encoding YkgJ family cysteine cluster protein, with amino-acid sequence MSRHAQDKKSPSFNLTPQGVLIKTSQQAEAIKRFDEKLVGYEKQLKSMDPDYAHAVAINKIQIVVDTAGLNPSRPISCKAGCSACCHQKVDLGIFEGELIEKYLGETPVSMDRERLRKQAEALKGEAGSFEKLPFADRRCVFLSADQTCSIYSVRPLMCRRHFVQSDPAICRSEEFFRMEMDVNPDTDAYLSAYVTRNVTRSLPEFVQSLDESEPQVAKNP; translated from the coding sequence ATGAGTCGCCACGCGCAGGATAAAAAGTCTCCTTCTTTCAATTTAACGCCGCAGGGTGTATTGATTAAGACGTCGCAGCAGGCTGAGGCGATCAAGCGTTTCGATGAAAAGCTGGTCGGCTATGAAAAGCAGCTGAAGAGCATGGATCCTGATTATGCCCACGCTGTTGCGATCAATAAGATTCAAATCGTCGTGGACACGGCCGGGTTGAATCCCAGCCGCCCCATATCCTGCAAGGCCGGGTGTTCAGCCTGCTGTCATCAGAAAGTGGATCTTGGGATTTTTGAAGGGGAGCTCATCGAAAAATATCTGGGTGAGACGCCCGTTTCGATGGATAGGGAACGTCTGCGCAAGCAAGCGGAGGCCTTGAAGGGCGAAGCCGGATCCTTTGAAAAACTTCCTTTTGCAGATCGACGCTGCGTGTTTCTGAGCGCAGATCAAACCTGTTCCATCTATAGCGTCCGGCCTCTGATGTGTCGCCGGCATTTTGTTCAGAGCGATCCCGCCATCTGCCGCAGTGAGGAATTTTTTCGAATGGAGATGGATGTGAATCCCGATACGGATGCCTACCTCTCGGCCTATGTTACGCGAAATGTGACGCGGAGCCTGCCTGAGTTCGTTCAATCCTTGGACGAATCGGAGCCTCAAGTCGCCAAAAATCCTTAA
- a CDS encoding thioredoxin family protein, which yields MIVISGLETFQSKVLGSRGSFLVDFWGPSCAPCVDLNRALEDMEDAYKGQLTFVKINADEEIDIAVEYGVRGLPTIFLIRDGKIQERWIGKTSGASLKSKLDKALGIA from the coding sequence TTGATCGTTATTTCCGGACTGGAGACTTTTCAATCCAAGGTTTTAGGGAGCCGTGGCAGCTTCCTCGTCGATTTTTGGGGACCAAGCTGTGCCCCCTGCGTGGATCTGAACCGCGCGCTGGAAGACATGGAGGATGCCTACAAAGGGCAGCTGACGTTTGTGAAGATCAATGCGGATGAGGAAATAGATATCGCTGTCGAATACGGAGTGCGCGGCCTGCCGACGATTTTTCTGATTCGGGATGGAAAGATTCAAGAGCGTTGGATAGGAAAGACTTCAGGGGCGAGCCTTAAATCCAAACTGGATAAGGCTCTTGGGATTGCGTAA
- a CDS encoding carbohydrate-binding domain-containing protein translates to MTKMKLTLIVMLLMLNNACSKRPKESTLAATAEAAALPQYNSETQSLYAFLKNSVQKKQFIFGQQRASLVGVGENGDKAWTDGGYGSRTDVEHYVGQKVGMIGIDIWDLATKNPTWNQPVYAQAIRDFYDSGKGGAITLDWHMRGCSVKPVSDINGNSGIPGDGFKVNDWEDDPNADCLCKIVNEEPWENGLTWKDWFLSQKLDKFYQILVKEQLTEVPLIYRPFHEQTGNWFWWGAKGWNCQKQLGKNDVVTGAEAYKKLFRMTVDYMRQTKGLKNLLIAFAPDKLCKHDGHTCSFKNAIKDAPTDDELKSDYLNSYPGDQYVDVLGIDLYYAQKFGNAWEEADYQTKLFKQHLRVMSKIADEKSKVAALTETGNYNLHNEASAGSQWFTKQLLSMLTDPEVKISYVLTWENRRLADTEYYIPHKKHADFQDFVNFSENAATLFYNDLTDMYKTAVTETAGDMKSVEPAQNKVYPSCQSRDSDPDGDGWGLENGQICLTTLISYPICLNVASDLDKDGFAMENGKLCRVRAEVQPEKKPEMQTPMCQSQLSDPDGDGWGWENSQSCKVADAYLPSCSQTSSDPDRDGWGFENGRSCQMREDSFASCSSLAADPDGDGWGWENNKTCRVRMESHAACSQLNADPDGDGWGWENGRSCKSSAEGFATCSQVSVDPDGDGWGFENGATCRVRLESYPKCTQGTGGRGDGWGYENGRSCRQ, encoded by the coding sequence ATGACCAAGATGAAACTCACCCTGATAGTCATGCTTCTCATGTTAAACAATGCCTGTAGCAAACGACCGAAAGAAAGTACTCTGGCGGCCACGGCGGAGGCAGCGGCTCTTCCCCAGTATAATAGCGAAACGCAGTCGCTCTATGCGTTCTTGAAAAACTCTGTTCAAAAGAAGCAATTTATTTTTGGTCAGCAGCGAGCTTCGCTGGTGGGCGTCGGCGAAAACGGTGATAAGGCCTGGACCGATGGTGGCTATGGCAGCCGCACCGACGTTGAGCACTATGTTGGGCAGAAGGTCGGCATGATCGGGATTGATATCTGGGACCTTGCCACAAAAAATCCAACATGGAATCAGCCGGTGTATGCCCAGGCGATTCGTGACTTTTATGATTCCGGCAAGGGCGGCGCGATCACCCTGGACTGGCACATGCGCGGCTGCTCTGTAAAACCCGTGTCCGATATCAATGGCAACAGCGGCATTCCCGGTGATGGTTTCAAGGTGAACGACTGGGAGGATGATCCCAACGCCGATTGCCTTTGCAAAATCGTGAATGAAGAACCTTGGGAAAATGGTTTGACCTGGAAGGACTGGTTTCTGTCCCAGAAGCTGGATAAATTCTATCAAATCCTGGTGAAGGAACAGTTGACGGAAGTCCCCTTGATCTACCGTCCATTCCATGAGCAGACAGGCAACTGGTTCTGGTGGGGTGCGAAGGGCTGGAACTGCCAAAAGCAGCTCGGAAAGAATGATGTCGTGACAGGAGCCGAGGCCTATAAAAAGCTCTTCCGCATGACGGTTGACTATATGCGTCAAACCAAGGGCCTTAAGAATCTTCTGATCGCTTTCGCACCGGATAAGCTTTGCAAGCACGATGGTCACACCTGCAGTTTTAAAAATGCCATCAAAGATGCTCCGACCGACGACGAGCTGAAAAGCGATTATCTGAACAGCTATCCCGGTGATCAGTATGTGGATGTTCTGGGCATCGACCTTTATTACGCGCAGAAGTTCGGCAATGCCTGGGAAGAGGCTGATTACCAGACGAAGCTCTTCAAGCAGCACCTGCGCGTCATGAGCAAGATCGCGGACGAGAAGAGCAAGGTCGCGGCTTTGACCGAAACGGGCAACTACAATCTTCACAATGAAGCCAGTGCAGGCAGCCAGTGGTTTACCAAGCAGCTGCTGTCGATGCTCACCGATCCTGAAGTGAAGATCTCCTATGTCCTGACCTGGGAAAATCGTCGGCTGGCCGACACGGAATATTACATTCCGCATAAGAAGCACGCTGATTTCCAGGACTTCGTCAATTTTTCCGAGAATGCTGCGACGCTTTTCTATAATGACCTTACGGATATGTATAAGACAGCGGTCACTGAAACCGCGGGCGATATGAAGTCTGTGGAGCCAGCCCAAAATAAAGTCTATCCCAGTTGCCAGTCGCGTGACAGCGATCCTGACGGCGACGGCTGGGGTCTTGAGAACGGCCAGATCTGTTTGACGACTCTGATCAGCTATCCGATTTGCCTGAATGTTGCGAGTGATCTGGACAAGGATGGCTTCGCCATGGAAAACGGCAAACTGTGTCGGGTCCGTGCGGAAGTTCAGCCCGAGAAAAAGCCCGAGATGCAGACTCCGATGTGCCAGTCGCAGCTGAGTGATCCCGATGGCGATGGCTGGGGCTGGGAGAATAGTCAGTCCTGTAAGGTCGCGGATGCCTATCTGCCGAGCTGTTCACAAACATCAAGCGATCCTGATCGTGATGGTTGGGGATTTGAAAATGGCCGCAGCTGCCAGATGCGCGAAGATAGTTTTGCAAGTTGCAGCAGCCTCGCGGCCGATCCCGACGGTGATGGCTGGGGCTGGGAAAATAATAAGACCTGTCGTGTGCGGATGGAAAGTCATGCAGCCTGCAGCCAGCTGAATGCCGATCCCGATGGAGACGGCTGGGGCTGGGAAAACGGACGGTCGTGCAAGTCAAGCGCGGAAGGCTTTGCCACCTGTTCGCAAGTGAGCGTGGATCCGGATGGTGATGGCTGGGGCTTTGAAAATGGAGCCACCTGTCGCGTTCGTCTCGAAAGTTATCCGAAGTGCACGCAAGGCACAGGCGGTCGCGGCGATGGCTGGGGCTATGAGAATGGCCGGTCTTGTCGCCAGTGA
- a CDS encoding MarR family winged helix-turn-helix transcriptional regulator, with the protein MASQSATSILNSVRQIVQALRISSRQAESQFGLSSAQLFVLQKLAEADGPVSLSDLAAMTLTHISSVSVVVSRLGDQGLIKKQPSADDARRSEIKATAKGLKILAARPQTAQEELIAAVGRLQADDQTHLAKLLERLVEEAKFTSTGSPMFFEEGAKNKDSL; encoded by the coding sequence ATGGCATCCCAATCTGCAACTTCAATCCTCAATTCTGTGCGGCAGATCGTGCAGGCTCTGCGTATCTCGTCCCGACAGGCTGAATCTCAATTTGGACTCAGCAGTGCCCAGCTTTTTGTTTTACAAAAACTTGCTGAAGCAGACGGTCCCGTTTCCCTGTCTGACCTTGCCGCGATGACTTTGACACACATCAGTTCGGTGTCGGTTGTGGTTTCACGCTTGGGTGATCAGGGACTTATCAAAAAGCAGCCATCGGCGGACGACGCGCGTCGCTCGGAAATCAAGGCTACAGCGAAAGGACTTAAAATTCTTGCGGCAAGGCCCCAGACCGCGCAAGAAGAACTGATAGCTGCCGTCGGCCGCCTGCAGGCTGACGATCAAACTCATTTGGCAAAGTTACTCGAAAGATTGGTTGAAGAGGCCAAATTCACCAGCACAGGCAGTCCCATGTTCTTTGAAGAGGGAGCGAAGAACAAGGACAGCCTCTGA
- a CDS encoding chloride channel protein yields the protein MSSGTRGDFSVNRRLFKLILLALPIGMISALLGWVLLRLIALFTNLFFFHTWSFSNQNPALTYGPWTILVPAAGGLIIGLMARYGSERIRGHGIPEALEAILFGKSIMRPKVAILKPVSSAISIGSGGPFGAEGPIIMTGGAFASLLSQVFSLTAAERKTMLVAGAAAGMTAIFGTPMAALLLAVELLLFEWRPRSLIPVGISCLVAFAMRPLVMEGSLPLFPVPSLPELTNFELLCAVPLGLAAGLLSWALSTMLYALEDAFQRLPIHWCWWPALGGLVVGIGGYLDPRVLGVGYEVIQAFLKGEGTPVAAGIFLGIKGLVWAVALASGTSGGVLAPLLMIGSGMGVVLAPWLPGPAYLWPLVGMTGVMGGMMRSPLTAVVFALELTGEIQALPILMVVSFSAYALTVLVMKRSILTEKVARRGFDIFREYAVDPLEQLRAKDIMTRDLETLRADFPMKDLVALFQSPGKKHRGYPVLDESGQLAGIVTATDILNCAWHDGNARVADVPAKRALIVAHADESCKAVAERMSQEEVGRVLVVDVRDSRKLLGIITRSDLLKARHRHYTEEQNRESFFRLKSKKVSQDG from the coding sequence ATGAGTTCTGGGACGCGAGGTGATTTTTCGGTCAACCGACGGCTTTTTAAGCTGATTTTGCTGGCCCTGCCGATCGGCATGATCAGTGCCCTTCTGGGCTGGGTTCTGCTTCGTCTGATTGCGCTCTTCACCAATCTCTTTTTCTTCCATACCTGGAGTTTTTCGAATCAAAATCCTGCCTTAACCTATGGCCCATGGACCATACTCGTTCCCGCGGCAGGTGGTCTGATCATCGGGCTCATGGCGCGCTATGGTTCCGAGCGCATCCGTGGTCACGGGATTCCTGAAGCCTTGGAGGCTATTTTATTCGGCAAGAGCATCATGCGGCCGAAGGTGGCCATCTTAAAACCCGTATCCTCTGCGATTTCCATAGGTTCGGGAGGCCCTTTCGGAGCGGAAGGTCCTATTATCATGACTGGCGGCGCATTCGCTTCGCTTCTGAGCCAGGTCTTTTCACTGACTGCGGCTGAGCGAAAGACCATGCTGGTGGCCGGTGCTGCTGCGGGTATGACTGCGATTTTTGGAACGCCGATGGCGGCCTTGCTGCTTGCGGTTGAGCTTTTGCTTTTTGAATGGCGTCCGCGCAGTCTGATTCCTGTCGGCATCTCCTGCCTTGTGGCCTTTGCCATGCGGCCTCTTGTTATGGAAGGTTCGTTGCCTCTCTTCCCGGTTCCGTCGCTCCCTGAATTGACCAACTTCGAACTTCTTTGCGCTGTCCCCCTGGGCCTTGCGGCTGGACTGCTGTCGTGGGCATTGAGCACGATGCTTTATGCTCTTGAGGACGCATTCCAACGACTGCCGATTCACTGGTGCTGGTGGCCTGCATTGGGCGGCTTGGTCGTTGGTATCGGCGGCTATCTCGATCCGCGCGTTTTAGGTGTCGGGTATGAAGTCATCCAGGCTTTTTTGAAAGGCGAGGGCACTCCGGTTGCGGCGGGAATATTTTTAGGAATCAAAGGTCTTGTTTGGGCAGTTGCGCTGGCCTCGGGAACATCGGGAGGGGTGCTGGCTCCTCTTTTGATGATAGGTTCCGGCATGGGTGTGGTGCTGGCGCCGTGGCTTCCCGGTCCAGCTTACCTTTGGCCTCTTGTTGGGATGACGGGCGTTATGGGTGGGATGATGCGTTCGCCTTTAACGGCCGTGGTCTTTGCGCTGGAGCTGACTGGGGAGATTCAGGCTCTGCCTATTCTTATGGTTGTGAGTTTCAGTGCCTATGCTCTGACCGTCCTGGTTATGAAGCGCTCCATACTGACAGAAAAAGTCGCGCGTCGCGGTTTTGATATTTTCCGCGAGTATGCCGTCGATCCTTTGGAGCAGCTGCGAGCCAAGGATATCATGACCCGTGACCTGGAAACGCTACGAGCGGATTTTCCCATGAAAGACCTTGTGGCTTTGTTTCAATCCCCTGGGAAAAAGCACAGGGGTTATCCCGTGCTGGATGAGTCGGGGCAGCTCGCAGGAATCGTTACGGCCACTGACATTCTGAATTGTGCGTGGCATGATGGAAACGCTCGCGTAGCGGATGTTCCTGCGAAACGCGCGTTGATTGTGGCCCACGCCGATGAATCCTGCAAGGCCGTGGCGGAAAGAATGTCTCAGGAAGAGGTTGGTCGCGTTCTGGTCGTCGATGTGCGGGATAGTCGTAAGCTGCTTGGAATCATTACGCGGAGTGATCTGCTCAAGGCGCGACATAGGCATTATACGGAAGAGCAGAACCGGGAGTCTTTTTTCCGCTTGAAGTCAAAAAAGGTTTCGCAGGATGGCTAA
- a CDS encoding SDR family oxidoreductase: MEKNRFRERVVLITGAASGIGLATARRIGSEGGRVVLVDRDGKKLDEAEYDVKSSGAAAVLTSVCDVKDAEQVKATIARSLEHFGKIDAIVNNAGVMIFKPLVEHTVDDWTNVLSVDLIGAFLFIQQGFLVMQPGSCIVNVSSIHAVETTPLVASYAAAKAALLSLTRTAALEGKAKGIRVNAVLPGAVNTPMLWDNPNIKAGLETIHADDVGQPGDIASVIAFLASADSSFVQGASVRVDGGRLASL; encoded by the coding sequence ATGGAAAAGAATCGGTTTCGTGAACGGGTGGTGTTGATTACCGGCGCGGCGAGTGGAATCGGTTTGGCCACAGCCCGGAGGATCGGGAGTGAAGGCGGTCGGGTTGTTCTGGTGGATCGGGACGGTAAAAAGCTTGATGAGGCGGAGTATGATGTTAAGTCTTCCGGTGCAGCCGCGGTTTTGACTTCGGTTTGTGATGTCAAAGACGCTGAACAGGTGAAGGCTACGATCGCGCGTAGCCTTGAGCATTTTGGGAAGATTGATGCCATTGTTAACAATGCCGGCGTTATGATTTTTAAACCGCTGGTTGAGCATACCGTGGACGACTGGACGAATGTATTGAGTGTGGATCTGATCGGTGCCTTTCTTTTTATTCAGCAAGGTTTTCTTGTGATGCAGCCGGGGAGCTGCATCGTCAACGTATCGAGCATTCATGCCGTTGAAACCACGCCTTTGGTGGCGTCCTATGCGGCGGCGAAGGCTGCCCTGCTGTCGCTGACGCGGACAGCGGCTCTGGAAGGGAAGGCCAAGGGGATTCGGGTGAATGCAGTCCTCCCGGGGGCTGTGAATACGCCGATGCTTTGGGATAATCCTAATATCAAGGCTGGACTGGAGACGATCCACGCGGATGATGTGGGGCAGCCGGGGGATATTGCTTCGGTGATCGCATTCCTCGCGTCAGCGGATAGCAGCTTTGTGCAGGGCGCAAGCGTGCGCGTGGATGGTGGGCGGTTGGCGTCGCTTTAA
- a CDS encoding SRPBCC family protein codes for MTSTRVSRHIKASRQAVYKALLDPKAIAQWKVPEGMSSVVHEFDAREGGRFRVSLTYEAPHASGKTTAHTDTYHGYFASLIPNEKVVEVTEFETDDPSMQGEMRITIVLKDTDGGTGLLAIHDGVPAGVRPVDNEEGWRMSLDKLAGLLENDGARGKESPHA; via the coding sequence ATGACCTCGACCCGCGTATCACGGCACATTAAGGCCAGTCGTCAGGCTGTTTACAAGGCTCTCCTTGATCCGAAGGCCATAGCCCAATGGAAGGTTCCCGAGGGGATGTCGAGTGTCGTTCATGAATTCGATGCGCGTGAAGGCGGGCGTTTCCGTGTTTCCCTGACCTACGAAGCGCCGCATGCGAGTGGGAAGACGACCGCTCATACGGATACTTATCATGGCTATTTTGCAAGTTTGATTCCGAATGAAAAGGTTGTTGAAGTTACAGAGTTTGAGACGGACGATCCATCCATGCAGGGGGAGATGAGGATCACCATTGTGTTGAAGGATACCGATGGTGGGACGGGGCTGCTCGCGATTCATGATGGCGTGCCGGCGGGGGTTCGCCCGGTTGATAATGAAGAAGGGTGGAGGATGTCGCTGGATAAGCTTGCGGGCTTGCTTGAGAACGATGGTGCAAGGGGAAAAGAAAGCCCCCACGCCTGA